One window from the genome of Oryza glaberrima chromosome 3, OglaRS2, whole genome shotgun sequence encodes:
- the LOC127768975 gene encoding LOW QUALITY PROTEIN: polyamine oxidase 1-like (The sequence of the model RefSeq protein was modified relative to this genomic sequence to represent the inferred CDS: deleted 1 base in 1 codon) gives MDSLPNGPSSPVDMVVDYYLYDYEYAEPPRVTSLQNAVPQRTFSDFGDDVYFVADQRGYESVVHYLAGQYLNTDDSGNVADPRLQLNKVVREISYSSSGVTVKTEDGSVYQADYVMVSASLGVLQSDLIQFKPQLPKWKILAIYEFDMAVYTKIFVKFPKRFWPEGKGREFFLYASTRRGYYGIWQFEKQYPDSNVLLVTVTDKESRRIEQQSDNQTKAEIMEVLRNMFPDQDVPDATDILVPRWWSNRFYKGTFSNWPIGVNRYEYDQLRAPVERVYFTGEHTSEYYNGYVHGGYLAGIDSAEILIDCAQNQMCKYHVQGKYD, from the exons ATGGACAGTTTGCCAAATGGCCCGTCGTCGCCGGTAGACATGGTGGTAGACTACTACCTGTACGACTACGAGtacgccgagccgccgcgcgtgaCCAGCCTGCAGAACGCCGTTCCCCAGAGGACCTTCAGCGACTTCGGAGATGACGTCTACTTCGTCGCCGACCAACGGGGCTACGAGTCCGTCGTCCACTACCTCGCCGGCCAGTACCTCAACACCGACGACTCCGGCAACGTCGCCGACCCCCGCCTGCAGCTCAACAAG GTGGTGCGAGAGATCTCATACTCCTCGAGCGGAGTCACCGTCAAGACGGAGGACGGCTCAGTGTACCAGGCAGACTAT GTCATGGTCTCTGCCAGCTTGGGAGTCCTGCAGAGCGATCTTATACAGTTCAAGCCACAGCTGCCT AAATGGAAGATTCTTGCAATCTACGAATTCGACATGGCTGTGTACACCAAGATATTCGTCAAGTTCCCAAAGAGATTCTGGCCCGAAGGGAAAGGGAGGGAGTTCTTCCTCTACGCGAGCACCAGGAGAGGTTACTATGGAATATGGCAG TTCGAGAAGCAATACCCAGATTCCAATGTTCTTCTTGTCACGGTCACCGACAAGGAGTCGAGGCGGATCGAGCAGCAGTCGGACAACCAGACCAAGGCAGAGATCATGGAGGTGCTGAGGAACATGTTCCCTGACCAGGACGTCCCTGACGCCACTGACATCCTCGTCCCAAGATGGTGGTCAAACAGGTTCTACAAGGGCACCTTCTCCAACTGGCCCATTGGCGTCAACCGCTACGAATATGACCAGCTCAGG GCCCCGGTTGAGAGGGTTTACTTCACCGGTGAGCACACAAGCGAGTACTACAATGGCTATGTCCATGGAGGTTATCTTGCAG GTATTGACTCTGCGGAAATTCTGATCGACTGCGCGCAGAACCAGATGTGCAAGTATCACGTTCAGGGCAAGTACGACTAG
- the LOC127768978 gene encoding transcription initiation factor IIB-like yields MSKTESNPTPSSIRLRHWQKDKSATMCSVAGNEQCYCPECHRTTVVVVDHATGDTICTECALVLEERYIDETSEWRTFSDAGSGEDRDPNRVGGCSDPFLSHAELGTVVAPAKRQAKDTASPPHVRVDSKSGQDSSLAVAFRAISDMADRLQLVATIRDRAKELFKKMEEAKLCARVRNRDAAYAACLHIACRNEGNPRTLKELASVMRDCQDKKEIGRMERIIRRHLGEEAGTAMEMGVVRAADYMSRFGSRLGMGKPEVREAQRAAQTLEDKLDVRRNPESIAAAIIYMVVQRAGAQTSARDVSKASGVAEATIKEACKELSQHEELLFSS; encoded by the exons ATGTCCAAGACCGAGAGTAATCCGACTCCGAGTTCGATCAGGCTGCGTCATTGGCAAAAGGATAAATCCG CGACGATGTGTAGCGTCGCCGGCAACGAGCAGTGTTACTGCCCGGAGTGCCACCgcacgacggtggtggtggtggaccaCGCCACCGGCGACACCATCTGCACCGAGTGCGCGCTCGTCCTGGAGGAGCGGTACATCGACGAGACCTCCGAGTGGCGCACGTTCTCCGacgccggcagcggcgaggacCGCGACCCCAACCGCGTCGGCGGCTGCTCCGACCCCTTCCTCTCGCACGCGGAGCTCGGCACCGTCGTCGCGCCGGCCAAGCGGCAAGCGAAGGACACCGCCTCCCCGCCTCATGTACGCGTCGACTCCAAGTCGGGCCAAGACAGCTCGCTGGCCGTCGCGTTCCGCGCCATCTCCGACATGGCGGACCGCCTCCAGCTCGTGGCCACCATCAGAGACCGGGCCAAGGAGCTGTTCAAGAAGATGGAGGAGGCGAAGCTGTGCGCCAGGGTGCGGAACCGCGACGCCGCGTACGCGGCCTGCCTCCACATCGCGTGCCGCAACGAGGGCAACCCGCGGACGCTGAAGGAGCTCGCCTCGGTGATGCGCGATTGCCAGGACAAGAAGGAGATCGGGAGGATGGAGAGGATCATCAGGAGGCACCTcggggaggaggccgggacGGCCATGGAGATGGGCGTCGTGCGCGCCGCCGACTACATGAGCCGCTTCGGCTCGCGGCTCGGGATGGGCAAGCCGGAGGTGCGGGAGGCGCAGAGGGCGGCGCAGACGCTGGAGGACAAGCTCGACGTGCGGCGCAACCCGgagtccatcgccgccgcgatcATCTACATGGTGGTGCAGCGCGCCGGCGCCCAGACGTCCGCGCGCGACGTGTCCAAGGCCTCCGGCGTCGCCGAGGCAACCATCAAGGAGGCCTGCAAGGAGCTGAGCCAGCATGAAGAGCTGCTCTTCTCCTCTTAA
- the LOC127768980 gene encoding geranylgeranyl transferase type-2 subunit beta 1-like, translating to MAGTAAQPGRVLRSSPAFEQMGIDGSWRCRSASGSLSLGLGELAAEKHVRYIVTVEKKDSFESLVMEHIRVNGAYWGLTTLDLLHKLHAVEADEFIGWIMSCYHPDSGSARRGGGGID from the exons ATGGCAGGCACAGCCGCACAGCCCGGTCGCGTCCTCCGGTCCTCCCCTGCCTTCGAGCAGATGGGGATCGATGGATCGTGGCGCTGCAGATCAGCAAG CGGATCGCTGTCCCTTGGTCTCG gggagctggcggcggagaAACACGTCCGCTACATCGTCACCGTGGAGAAG AAGGACTCGTTCGAGTCGCTGGTGATGGAGCACATCCGAGTCAACGGCGCGTACTGGGGCCTCACCACGCTCGACCTCCTCCACAAGCTCCACGCCGTAGAAGCCGACGAATTCATCGGGTGGATCATGTCCTGCTACCACCCGGATTCCGGATCCGCgagaaggggagggggcggaattgattga